A window from Pseudomonas moraviensis encodes these proteins:
- a CDS encoding DUF1329 domain-containing protein, with amino-acid sequence MRKTILQCGVLALSLLAANVMAAVSPDEANKLGTSLTPLGAEKAGNADGSIPAWTGGIAKNAGAVDSKGFLADPFANEKPLFTITAANVEQYKSKLSDGQIAMFKRYPETYKIPVYPTHRTVGAPAEIYESAKRSALNVNAINDGNGLANFTGNRYYAFPIPKNGVEVLWNHITRYHGGNLRRIITQVTPQTNGSYTPIRFEEEIAVPQLMKDIDPDKAANVLTFFKQSVTAPARLAGNVLLVHETLDQVKEPRLAWIYNAGQRRVRRAPQVAYDGPGTAADGLRTSDNFDMFSGAPDRYDWKLVGKKEMYIPYNSYKLDSPKLKYDDIVKAGHINQDLTRYELHRVWEVIGTVKPNERHIYAKRHMYIDEDSWQVALADHYDGRGQLWRVAEGHAQYYYDHQAQAYTLEALYDIIAGRYIALGMKNEEKHSFEFGFEAKAADYTPSALRAEGVR; translated from the coding sequence ATGCGCAAAACGATTCTGCAATGTGGCGTGCTGGCCTTGAGTCTGCTGGCGGCCAATGTGATGGCGGCGGTTTCGCCGGATGAAGCGAACAAACTCGGCACCAGCCTGACTCCGCTCGGCGCCGAGAAGGCCGGCAATGCCGACGGTTCGATTCCGGCGTGGACCGGCGGCATCGCGAAAAACGCCGGCGCGGTGGACAGCAAGGGTTTCCTTGCCGACCCCTTCGCCAACGAAAAACCGCTGTTTACCATCACTGCGGCGAACGTCGAGCAGTACAAGAGCAAGCTCTCCGATGGCCAGATAGCGATGTTCAAACGCTACCCGGAAACCTACAAGATCCCGGTTTACCCGACCCACCGCACCGTGGGCGCACCGGCGGAAATCTACGAGTCGGCCAAGCGCAGCGCCCTGAATGTGAATGCGATCAACGACGGTAACGGCCTGGCCAATTTCACCGGCAATCGCTATTACGCCTTCCCGATTCCGAAGAACGGCGTCGAGGTGCTGTGGAACCACATCACCCGTTATCACGGCGGCAATTTGCGGCGGATCATCACCCAGGTCACGCCGCAGACCAATGGCAGCTACACGCCGATCCGCTTCGAAGAAGAGATCGCCGTGCCGCAACTGATGAAGGACATCGACCCGGATAAAGCCGCCAACGTGCTGACCTTCTTCAAGCAATCGGTGACCGCCCCGGCACGGCTGGCCGGCAACGTGCTGCTGGTCCACGAAACCCTCGATCAGGTGAAGGAACCGCGTCTGGCGTGGATCTATAACGCCGGTCAGCGCCGCGTCCGGCGCGCGCCGCAAGTGGCGTATGACGGCCCGGGCACAGCGGCCGATGGTCTGCGCACTTCCGACAACTTCGACATGTTTTCCGGCGCGCCGGATCGCTACGACTGGAAACTGGTCGGCAAGAAGGAAATGTACATTCCCTACAACAGCTACAAGCTCGACTCGCCGAAGCTCAAGTACGACGACATCGTCAAGGCCGGGCACATCAATCAGGACCTGACCCGCTATGAACTGCACCGCGTCTGGGAGGTGATCGGCACGGTGAAGCCGAACGAGCGACACATCTACGCCAAGCGCCACATGTACATCGACGAGGACAGCTGGCAAGTGGCACTGGCCGATCACTACGACGGTCGCGGGCAACTGTGGCGCGTTGCCGAAGGTCACGCGCAGTACTACTACGATCACCAGGCCCAGGCCTACACACTCGAAGCGCTCTACGACATCATCGCCGGCCGCTACATTGCCTTGGGCATGAAGAACGAAGAGAAACACAGCTTCGAATTCGGCTTCGAAGCCAAGGCCGCCGACTACACCCCATCGGCTCTGCGCGCCGAGGGCGTGCGCTGA